In one Thioclava sp. ES.031 genomic region, the following are encoded:
- a CDS encoding YciI family protein, with product MYFAVICRDKPGALQTRMDNREKHLAYIEETGAVFMAGPFLENDQMVGSLVIVEVDSLEAAQDWAANDPYAKAGLFEDVQVKAWKKVIG from the coding sequence ATGTATTTTGCCGTGATCTGCCGCGACAAGCCCGGCGCTCTGCAAACCCGGATGGACAACCGCGAGAAGCACCTCGCCTATATCGAGGAGACCGGCGCGGTATTCATGGCGGGCCCGTTTCTCGAGAATGACCAGATGGTCGGCTCGCTCGTGATCGTGGAGGTCGACAGCCTCGAGGCCGCGCAGGACTGGGCCGCGAACGATCCCTATGCCAAGGCGGGGCTGTTCGAGGATGTGCAGGTCAAAGCGTGGAAAAAGGTGATCGGCTGA
- a CDS encoding EVE domain-containing protein has translation MRYWLFKSEPNKFSWDDLVAKGDAGEEWDGIRNYLARNNMREMKIGDRGLFYHSNIGKEVVGICEVVAESHPDSTTDDPRWDCVDLKAVRPFTKPVTLADVKGEPRLSEMSLVTSMRLSVQPVTEEEWKIVCEMGETDPT, from the coding sequence ATGCGGTACTGGCTGTTCAAATCGGAACCCAACAAGTTTTCCTGGGACGATCTGGTCGCCAAGGGCGATGCGGGCGAGGAATGGGACGGCATCCGCAACTATCTCGCGCGTAACAACATGCGCGAGATGAAGATCGGCGATCGCGGCCTGTTCTACCATTCGAATATCGGCAAGGAAGTCGTCGGGATCTGCGAGGTCGTGGCCGAGAGCCATCCGGATTCGACCACCGACGATCCGCGCTGGGATTGCGTGGACCTCAAGGCAGTGCGGCCCTTCACCAAGCCGGTGACGCTGGCCGATGTGAAAGGCGAGCCGCGCCTGTCGGAGATGTCGCTTGTAACCTCGATGCGGCTGTCGGTTCAGCCGGTCACCGAAGAGGAATGGAAGATCGTCTGCGAGATGGGCGAGACCGATCCGACCTGA
- a CDS encoding sirohydrochlorin chelatase yields the protein MQPVILVAHGSPSEPEIQEKALFSLANKVSEEMPGRKIDAATLAKPGSLEAALARHEDPVIYPYFMAQGWFTKTELPRRLEAAGSHARQLEPFGVDPALPDLLTRVIFEARASEDIPTDSPLILVAHGSKISRKSRNSVYDMAETLGRNPAMPEIHVALIEEPPFLEDVARAHPDGVCLPFFALRAGHVTGDIPEALQAASYRGRLLPEIGAHREVPVLIAQAISRV from the coding sequence ATGCAGCCGGTCATTCTCGTCGCCCATGGATCCCCGTCAGAGCCTGAAATTCAGGAGAAGGCTCTGTTTTCCTTGGCCAATAAGGTCTCGGAGGAGATGCCGGGCCGCAAGATAGACGCCGCGACCCTTGCAAAGCCGGGATCGTTGGAGGCCGCCTTGGCGCGGCACGAAGATCCGGTGATCTATCCCTATTTCATGGCGCAGGGCTGGTTTACCAAGACCGAACTTCCCCGACGGCTGGAAGCGGCGGGCTCGCACGCGCGCCAGCTGGAGCCGTTCGGCGTCGATCCTGCGCTGCCCGATCTGCTGACCAGAGTGATCTTCGAAGCGCGCGCCTCGGAGGACATCCCCACCGACTCGCCCCTGATTCTCGTGGCGCACGGGTCGAAAATATCGCGGAAATCGCGCAATTCGGTTTACGACATGGCCGAAACCTTGGGCCGCAATCCAGCGATGCCGGAAATTCATGTGGCCCTGATCGAAGAGCCTCCGTTCCTCGAAGATGTGGCCCGCGCGCACCCGGATGGCGTGTGTCTGCCCTTCTTCGCGCTGCGGGCAGGACATGTGACAGGCGATATTCCTGAGGCCTTGCAAGCAGCTAGCTATCGGGGGCGCCTTTTACCCGAGATCGGGGCCCATCGTGAGGTTCCCGTCCTGATTGCACAGGCGATTTCGCGGGTCTGA
- a CDS encoding PstS family phosphate ABC transporter substrate-binding protein: MKSFNLAASAIAIVAASGTAAFARDNIQVAGSSTVLPYASIVAEAFGENFDYPTPVVESGGSSAGLKRFCEGVGENTIDVANASRKIKDKEVATCADNGVTDIMEVRIGYDGIVFASQKDGPAFNAFTPSDIFNALGAKVLKDGSIVENTYGKWNEFNSDLPDADIIAFIPGTKHGTREVFEEKVLLQGCEDTGAMQAMVDGGMSEDDAEDACMAVRTDGKAVDIDGDYTETLARIGSNPNGIGVFGLAFYENNTDKLKVATMSGVEPSTETIASGEYPVSRPLYFYVKKAHIGVIPGLKEYAEFFVSDEIAGPDGPLAQYGLVADPELAKTQDAVANEVTLGSGS; this comes from the coding sequence ATGAAATCGTTCAACCTCGCCGCCTCCGCGATCGCGATCGTTGCCGCTTCGGGCACCGCCGCTTTCGCGCGTGACAACATCCAGGTCGCCGGTTCCTCGACCGTGCTGCCCTACGCCTCCATCGTCGCCGAAGCCTTCGGCGAAAACTTCGATTACCCGACCCCGGTCGTGGAATCGGGCGGCTCCTCGGCTGGCCTGAAGCGCTTCTGCGAAGGCGTTGGCGAAAACACGATCGACGTCGCGAACGCTTCGCGCAAGATCAAGGACAAAGAAGTCGCGACCTGCGCCGACAACGGCGTCACCGACATCATGGAAGTCCGCATCGGCTATGACGGCATCGTCTTTGCGTCGCAAAAAGACGGCCCGGCCTTCAACGCTTTCACCCCCTCGGACATCTTCAACGCGCTCGGCGCGAAGGTCCTGAAGGACGGTTCGATCGTCGAGAACACCTACGGCAAGTGGAACGAGTTCAACTCGGACCTGCCGGATGCCGACATCATCGCCTTCATCCCGGGCACCAAGCACGGCACCCGTGAAGTCTTCGAAGAGAAAGTCCTGCTGCAGGGCTGCGAAGACACCGGCGCGATGCAGGCCATGGTCGACGGCGGCATGTCGGAAGACGACGCCGAGGACGCCTGCATGGCGGTCCGCACCGACGGCAAGGCTGTCGACATCGACGGCGACTACACCGAGACCCTCGCCCGCATCGGCTCGAACCCGAACGGCATCGGCGTCTTCGGTCTGGCGTTCTACGAGAACAACACCGACAAGCTGAAAGTCGCGACCATGTCGGGCGTCGAGCCCTCGACCGAGACCATCGCTTCGGGCGAGTACCCGGTGTCGCGTCCGCTCTACTTCTACGTCAAGAAAGCGCATATCGGCGTGATCCCCGGCCTGAAGGAATACGCTGAGTTCTTCGTCTCCGACGAGATCGCTGGCCCCGACGGCCCGCTCGCTCAGTACGGCCTCGTTGCCGACCCGGAACTGGCCAAGACCCAGGACGCCGTGGCGAACGAAGTGACCTTGGGTTCGGGCTCGTAA